The proteins below come from a single Chthoniobacterales bacterium genomic window:
- a CDS encoding Fe-S oxidoreductase encodes GVKTGTHPLAMKIGKPVFKAMAKRAGESGAENQAPDYISSDCALAGHHIAQGMAENGLPTAQLRHPLSLMRIAYGLE; translated from the coding sequence ATGGCGTCAAGACCGGTACGCACCCGCTGGCCATGAAAATCGGCAAGCCGGTGTTCAAGGCGATGGCCAAGCGGGCAGGAGAAAGTGGCGCGGAAAATCAGGCACCCGACTACATCAGCAGCGACTGCGCACTGGCCGGTCATCACATTGCACAAGGCATGGCTGAAAACGGCCTGCCGACTGCGCAGTTGCGACACCCGTTGTCCCTGATGCGCATCGCTTACGGTCTGGAGTGA